The Micromonospora sp. NBC_00421 genome contains a region encoding:
- a CDS encoding transglycosylase domain-containing protein: MNSYGDPSSPRARAQVPGSNGGPGPGPDDAYPRRGGDARGAASTGRASVGGAAPTGRASAAVPPPRGTGGAAGSASVGRAGPGRASVPVSPAGPGRASVPVSPAASGWGGPGRASVPVSPAGGPAGRASVGTASAGRASVGAASVGSAGRASVARAGVAQVGGGPGGPGGPNGPGRGYGGGTGGGRGRGPGDPDAMARAKRRKRINLLIAGFAVFVMLAGLGVVGFTYYSTTVVLPNQIKLPLATTIYASDNKTVIAKVGEQNRTFVSINQIPQHMRDAVAAAEDKNFYEHAGVDYKGIARAAWNNLSNGDKQGASTITQQYARNAYENLQDDSYARKVKEAIVASKLNDQFTKEQIMEHYLNTIYFGRNAYGIEAAAQTYFGKSVSKIDVAEAAVLAALIKQPEPSATHKGYDPALNPAEAKERWDYVVKNMIEMHWVDAPNRPAHPTEYPTKTLQTPKESRSGVKFGVNTPIGNVINYVSAEMREKKLCTDNDAEATERKPRCSAMLREGGYRIRTTIDNKVQKAVTGAAQRSTKGSELDGSRKNLMAAVVSIDPRNGRVLGYYGGDDGTGTDYAGTNTDTNGNITGGHSPGSSFKIYTLAAALEAGKSVESRWKGRAFTPEGVKFRVSNAGTDNPTCGDSCTLRESTLKSLNVPFYHVSLDIGPDKIVDMAAKAGVGMMWQTNVSPPKGHDLTKEKATDLAPDPFYHVVAYGQYPITVLDHANGIATFANKGIYNKAHFLISAEKQNKETGKWEKLGGEQLKPQKRINPDVVADVTDVLKDYPGRINHTLADGRKATAKTGTWELKEGTDQNGDAWTIGYTPQLATAVWVGNKGKREAIKLNDGTKISGATMPGEIWERVMNGALKGEDKLDFPPAANVGDPESGNGTPPPPPPPPPTAPNTPNCNPGDLLCQLGGGNQGGNQGGNQGGNQGGNQGGNQGGNQGGNPGGNPLNPPNPNLPGGPNNGGGNGGGILPTPRTRD, encoded by the coding sequence ATGAACTCGTACGGCGATCCCAGTTCCCCGCGTGCGCGGGCCCAGGTACCGGGTTCGAACGGCGGCCCCGGCCCGGGGCCGGACGACGCGTACCCCCGACGGGGCGGTGACGCCCGGGGCGCAGCCTCGACCGGCCGCGCCTCGGTAGGCGGTGCCGCGCCCACCGGACGGGCCTCGGCGGCGGTACCCCCGCCGCGCGGAACGGGCGGTGCGGCCGGCTCTGCCTCGGTCGGCCGGGCCGGCCCGGGTCGTGCCTCGGTGCCGGTCTCCCCGGCCGGGCCGGGGCGTGCCTCCGTGCCGGTCTCCCCGGCGGCGTCGGGGTGGGGGGGCCCGGGTCGTGCCTCGGTGCCGGTCTCCCCGGCGGGCGGCCCGGCCGGCCGGGCCAGCGTCGGGACGGCTTCCGCCGGCCGGGCCAGCGTCGGTGCGGCCTCGGTCGGCTCCGCCGGGCGGGCCTCGGTGGCGCGGGCCGGCGTCGCGCAGGTCGGCGGCGGGCCGGGCGGCCCGGGTGGCCCCAACGGGCCGGGTCGTGGTTACGGCGGAGGTACCGGCGGTGGACGCGGACGCGGACCGGGTGACCCGGACGCGATGGCGCGGGCCAAGCGGCGCAAGCGGATCAACCTGCTGATCGCCGGCTTCGCGGTCTTCGTCATGCTCGCCGGGCTCGGCGTGGTCGGGTTCACCTACTACTCCACCACCGTGGTGCTGCCGAACCAGATCAAGCTGCCGCTCGCCACCACCATCTACGCCAGCGACAACAAGACGGTCATCGCCAAGGTGGGCGAGCAGAACCGCACCTTCGTCTCGATCAACCAGATCCCGCAGCACATGCGGGACGCGGTCGCGGCGGCGGAGGACAAGAACTTCTACGAGCACGCCGGCGTCGACTACAAGGGCATCGCCCGTGCCGCCTGGAACAACCTCTCCAACGGCGACAAGCAGGGTGCCTCGACGATCACCCAGCAGTACGCCCGCAACGCCTACGAGAACCTCCAGGACGACTCGTACGCGCGGAAGGTGAAGGAGGCGATCGTGGCCTCCAAGCTCAACGATCAGTTCACCAAGGAACAGATCATGGAGCACTACCTCAACACCATCTACTTCGGTCGCAACGCGTACGGCATCGAGGCGGCGGCGCAGACGTACTTCGGCAAGTCGGTCTCGAAGATCGACGTGGCCGAGGCCGCCGTGCTCGCCGCCCTGATCAAGCAGCCGGAGCCGAGCGCCACCCACAAGGGTTACGACCCGGCGCTCAACCCCGCCGAGGCCAAGGAGCGGTGGGACTACGTCGTCAAGAACATGATCGAGATGCACTGGGTCGACGCACCGAACCGGCCGGCCCATCCGACGGAGTACCCGACCAAGACGTTGCAGACCCCGAAGGAGTCCCGGTCCGGCGTCAAGTTCGGGGTCAACACCCCGATCGGCAACGTGATCAACTACGTCTCGGCGGAGATGCGGGAGAAGAAACTCTGCACCGACAACGACGCCGAGGCGACCGAGCGTAAGCCGCGCTGCTCGGCGATGCTCCGCGAGGGTGGTTACCGGATCCGGACCACCATCGACAACAAGGTGCAGAAGGCCGTCACCGGCGCCGCCCAGCGCAGCACCAAGGGTTCCGAGTTGGACGGCTCCCGGAAGAACCTGATGGCCGCCGTGGTCTCCATCGACCCGCGCAACGGCCGGGTGCTCGGCTACTACGGTGGCGACGACGGCACCGGCACCGACTACGCCGGCACGAACACCGACACCAACGGCAACATCACAGGCGGCCACTCGCCCGGCTCCAGTTTCAAGATCTACACCCTGGCGGCGGCGCTGGAGGCCGGCAAGTCGGTCGAGTCGCGTTGGAAGGGCCGGGCGTTCACCCCGGAGGGCGTGAAGTTCCGGGTCAGCAATGCCGGTACCGACAATCCCACTTGCGGTGACTCGTGCACGCTGCGGGAGTCGACGTTGAAGTCGCTGAACGTGCCCTTCTACCACGTCAGCCTGGACATCGGGCCCGACAAGATCGTCGACATGGCGGCCAAGGCCGGGGTCGGCATGATGTGGCAGACCAACGTGAGCCCGCCCAAGGGGCACGACCTGACCAAGGAGAAGGCCACCGACCTGGCGCCCGACCCCTTCTACCACGTGGTCGCCTACGGCCAGTACCCGATCACCGTGCTCGACCACGCCAACGGCATCGCCACCTTCGCCAACAAGGGCATCTACAACAAGGCCCACTTCCTGATCTCCGCCGAGAAGCAGAACAAGGAGACCGGCAAGTGGGAGAAGCTCGGCGGCGAGCAGCTCAAGCCGCAGAAGCGGATCAACCCGGACGTGGTCGCCGACGTGACCGACGTGCTGAAGGACTACCCGGGCCGGATCAACCACACCCTTGCGGACGGCCGGAAGGCGACCGCCAAGACCGGTACCTGGGAGCTCAAGGAGGGCACCGACCAGAACGGTGACGCCTGGACCATCGGGTACACCCCGCAGCTCGCCACCGCCGTCTGGGTGGGCAACAAGGGCAAGCGGGAAGCGATCAAGCTGAACGACGGCACCAAGATCAGCGGTGCGACCATGCCCGGCGAGATCTGGGAACGGGTCATGAACGGCGCGCTCAAGGGCGAGGACAAGCTGGACTTCCCGCCGGCCGCGAACGTCGGCGACCCGGAGTCCGGCAACGGAACCCCGCCTCCGCCGCCTCCGCCGCCGCCCACGGCGCCGAACACGCCGAACTGTAACCCCGGCGACCTGCTCTGCCAGCTCGGCGGCGGCAACCAGGGCGGCAACCAGGGCGGCAACCAAGGTGGCAATCAGGGTGGGAACCAAGGCGGGAACCAAGGCGGGAACCAGGGCGGCAATCCGGGTGGCAATCCGCTGAACCCGCCCAACCCGAACCTGCCCGGTGGTCCGAACAACGGTGGCGGAAACGGCGGCGGCATCCTGCCGACCCCGCGCACCCGGGACTGA
- a CDS encoding glycosyltransferase family 87 protein encodes MSNQPTAGIDDAGTSDHPSRSDGFVRGAAEAIGGPLGDHAVALDRPAGRESRFWTAARIVLALACLTLALHWVQKAPCQNGAWQNNIQYTRMCYTDVLALYYAEGLNEGKVPYRDHPVEYPVLTGYMMGALGLPVHALGVDDPTINQGRWFYNANALALSALAVATAAVILSLRRRRPWDAALFALAPALFLTATVNWDFLAIGLAALGLAAWARRQPVLAGVLLGLGGAAKMWPLFLFGPILILALRAGRLRPALTAVATGLVALVAVNLPTAIRHPDNWGRFFELNTTRPIDWGTLWYIGRYLDGKVNAGNPGDQGPFQWLNANIPTLNNLSYALFGLACIGVAVLTLRAPRRPRLAQLAFLVVAAFLIFSKVWSQQFVLWLLPLAVLARPRWGAFLAWQLAEVCYFAAFYGELLGSATSRPIFPEGVFVLASSLRLGTVVVLCVLIVKDILHPERDAVRRTYPDDPDGGVLDGAPDTPWLTKLRRKTPTPEPAPAPTPA; translated from the coding sequence ATGAGCAACCAGCCGACGGCCGGCATCGACGACGCCGGGACCAGCGACCACCCGTCCCGCTCGGACGGCTTCGTCCGGGGCGCCGCCGAGGCGATCGGCGGGCCGCTCGGCGACCACGCCGTCGCCCTCGACCGGCCCGCCGGCCGGGAGAGTCGGTTCTGGACGGCGGCCCGGATCGTGCTGGCCCTGGCCTGCCTGACCCTCGCCCTGCACTGGGTGCAGAAGGCGCCCTGTCAGAATGGCGCCTGGCAGAACAACATCCAGTACACCCGGATGTGCTACACCGACGTGCTGGCCCTCTATTACGCCGAGGGCCTGAACGAGGGCAAGGTCCCGTACCGCGACCACCCGGTCGAGTATCCGGTGCTCACCGGCTACATGATGGGCGCGCTCGGCCTGCCGGTGCACGCCCTCGGCGTCGACGACCCGACGATCAACCAGGGGCGGTGGTTCTACAACGCCAACGCGTTGGCCCTCAGCGCGCTCGCCGTCGCCACCGCCGCGGTGATCCTCTCCCTACGCCGCCGACGACCCTGGGACGCGGCACTCTTCGCCCTGGCCCCGGCGCTGTTCCTCACCGCCACCGTCAACTGGGACTTCCTCGCCATCGGGCTGGCCGCGCTCGGGCTGGCCGCCTGGGCGAGACGACAACCCGTCCTGGCCGGCGTGCTGCTCGGCCTGGGTGGCGCGGCGAAGATGTGGCCGCTGTTCCTGTTCGGCCCGATCCTGATCCTCGCCCTGCGTGCGGGTCGGCTGCGGCCCGCGCTCACCGCCGTCGCCACCGGCCTGGTCGCGCTGGTCGCGGTGAACCTGCCCACGGCGATCCGGCACCCGGACAACTGGGGTCGGTTCTTCGAGCTGAACACCACCCGGCCCATCGACTGGGGCACGCTCTGGTATATCGGGCGGTACCTGGACGGCAAGGTGAACGCCGGCAACCCGGGGGACCAGGGTCCGTTCCAGTGGCTGAACGCCAACATCCCGACCCTCAACAACCTGTCGTACGCCCTGTTCGGGCTGGCCTGCATCGGGGTGGCCGTGCTGACCCTGCGGGCACCCCGCCGGCCCCGGCTGGCCCAGCTCGCCTTCCTGGTGGTGGCCGCCTTCCTGATCTTCAGCAAGGTCTGGTCCCAGCAGTTCGTGCTCTGGCTGCTGCCGCTCGCGGTGCTCGCCCGACCGCGCTGGGGGGCCTTCCTCGCCTGGCAACTCGCCGAGGTGTGCTACTTCGCCGCCTTCTACGGCGAACTGCTCGGCTCGGCCACCAGCCGCCCGATCTTCCCCGAGGGAGTCTTCGTGCTCGCCTCGTCGCTGCGGCTCGGCACGGTGGTCGTGCTGTGCGTCCTGATCGTCAAGGACATCCTGCACCCGGAGCGCGACGCCGTCCGCCGGACCTATCCCGACGACCCCGACGGCGGCGTCCTCGACGGCGCCCCCGACACCCCCTGGCTCACCAAACTGCGCCGCAAAACCCCCACCCCCGAACCAGCACCAGCCCCCACCCCCGCCTGA
- a CDS encoding deoxyribonuclease IV, whose product MRIGAHVDQADPLAEAADRAAEAVQFFLSDPQGWKAPKPREDADRLRAADVDLYVHAPYVINVATLNNRIRIPSRKLLLGHATAAAQLDARGLIVHGGHVNAGDDLAVGFDNWRKTFAYAADSGGFPVPVLIENTAGGDNACARRLDALARLWDALGDYEVGFCLDTCHAYAGGEELLDLVDRVKAITGRIDLVHANNSKGGFNSGQDRHDNLDGGVIDPELLVAVIRAADAPVIVETPGGVTGQGADIAFLREQLGTGA is encoded by the coding sequence ATGCGTATCGGAGCCCACGTCGACCAGGCCGACCCGCTGGCGGAGGCGGCCGACCGCGCCGCCGAGGCGGTGCAGTTCTTCCTCTCCGACCCGCAGGGCTGGAAGGCCCCGAAACCCCGGGAGGACGCCGACCGGCTGCGCGCCGCCGACGTGGACCTCTACGTCCACGCCCCGTACGTGATCAACGTGGCCACCCTGAACAACCGGATCCGCATCCCCAGCCGCAAGCTGCTGCTCGGCCACGCCACCGCGGCCGCGCAGCTCGACGCCCGAGGGCTGATCGTGCACGGCGGGCACGTCAACGCCGGCGACGACCTCGCGGTCGGGTTCGACAACTGGCGCAAGACCTTCGCGTACGCGGCCGACTCCGGTGGCTTTCCCGTCCCGGTCCTGATCGAGAACACCGCCGGCGGCGACAACGCGTGTGCCCGACGGCTCGACGCGCTGGCCCGGCTCTGGGACGCCCTCGGTGACTACGAGGTGGGCTTCTGCCTCGACACCTGTCACGCCTACGCCGGCGGCGAGGAGTTGCTCGACCTGGTCGACCGGGTCAAGGCGATCACCGGGCGGATCGACCTGGTGCACGCCAACAACTCCAAGGGCGGGTTCAACTCCGGGCAGGACCGGCACGACAACCTCGACGGCGGCGTCATCGACCCGGAACTGCTGGTGGCGGTGATCCGGGCGGCCGACGCCCCGGTCATCGTGGAGACCCCCGGCGGCGTGACCGGTCAGGGCGCGGACATCGCGTTCCTCCGCGAACAGCTCGGCACCGGGGCCTGA
- the rpsF gene encoding 30S ribosomal protein S6 produces the protein MRHYEVMVILDSSLEERTVAPSLDTYLNVIRTAGGSVEKTDVWGRRRLAYEINKKAEGIYAVIDLQATPEAVAELDRQLRLNESVLRTKVIRPEMR, from the coding sequence TTGCGTCATTACGAAGTAATGGTGATCCTCGACTCCAGCCTCGAGGAACGCACCGTCGCACCCTCGCTCGACACGTACCTGAACGTGATCCGGACCGCGGGTGGCTCGGTCGAGAAGACCGACGTGTGGGGCCGCCGGCGCCTCGCGTACGAGATCAACAAGAAGGCCGAGGGCATCTACGCCGTCATCGACCTTCAGGCGACGCCGGAGGCGGTGGCCGAACTCGACCGCCAGCTGCGGCTCAACGAGTCCGTGCTGCGCACCAAGGTCATCCGGCCGGAGATGCGCTAA
- a CDS encoding single-stranded DNA-binding protein — MREEMVMAGDTTITVIGNLTDDPELRFTPSGAAVAKFRVASTPRFMDKTTNEWKDGEPLFLACTVWRQAAEHVAESLQRGARVIVSGRLRQRSYETREGEKRTVIELEVDEIGPSLRYATAKVQKMSRSGGGGGGFGSGGGGNQGGGGGNFDDPWASAAPAPSSRGGSGANFDEEPPF, encoded by the coding sequence GTGCGCGAGGAGATGGTCATGGCAGGAGACACCACCATCACGGTCATCGGCAATCTGACCGATGACCCCGAGTTGCGGTTCACCCCGTCGGGTGCGGCGGTCGCCAAGTTCCGGGTCGCTTCGACGCCCCGGTTCATGGACAAGACCACCAATGAATGGAAGGACGGCGAGCCGCTCTTCCTGGCCTGCACGGTGTGGCGGCAGGCGGCGGAGCACGTCGCCGAGTCGCTCCAGCGGGGCGCCCGCGTGATCGTCTCGGGCCGGCTGCGTCAGCGGTCGTACGAGACCCGCGAGGGTGAGAAGCGCACAGTCATCGAGCTCGAGGTCGACGAGATCGGCCCGTCTCTGCGCTACGCCACGGCGAAGGTGCAGAAGATGTCGCGTTCCGGTGGCGGCGGCGGTGGCTTCGGTTCCGGTGGCGGTGGCAATCAGGGTGGCGGCGGAGGCAACTTCGACGACCCCTGGGCCTCTGCTGCTCCGGCCCCCTCTTCGCGCGGTGGTTCGGGCGCCAATTTTGATGAGGAGCCACCGTTCTAA
- the rpsR gene encoding 30S ribosomal protein S18, whose product MAPSARDRKPGARATAKAAALRKPKKKVNPLDKDGITYIDYKDTALLRKFISDRGKIRARRVTGVTSQQQRQIARAVKNAREMALLPYTATAR is encoded by the coding sequence ATGGCGCCGAGCGCCCGCGATCGCAAACCAGGAGCACGTGCAACGGCCAAGGCTGCGGCACTGCGCAAGCCCAAGAAGAAGGTGAACCCGCTCGACAAGGACGGGATCACCTATATCGATTACAAGGACACCGCACTGCTGCGTAAGTTCATCTCCGACCGCGGCAAGATCCGCGCTCGGCGGGTGACCGGGGTCACCTCGCAGCAGCAGCGGCAGATCGCCCGTGCGGTCAAGAACGCCCGTGAGATGGCGCTTCTGCCGTACACCGCCACGGCCCGCTGA
- the rplI gene encoding 50S ribosomal protein L9, whose translation MKIILTQEVSGLGAPGDIVEVKNGYGRNYLLPQGFAISWTKGAEKQVTVIKRARSAREIRDLGHATEVKDQLEGLKVSLKVRAGDGGRLFGSVTPAEVVDAVKAAGGPTLDRRRLELPGHIKSTGSYPVRVKLHPEVAAKFDLNVVQG comes from the coding sequence ATGAAGATCATCCTGACCCAGGAAGTTTCCGGTCTCGGTGCCCCCGGCGACATCGTCGAGGTCAAGAACGGCTACGGCCGTAACTACCTGCTGCCGCAGGGCTTCGCGATCAGCTGGACCAAGGGTGCGGAGAAGCAGGTCACGGTCATCAAGCGGGCCCGTTCGGCCCGTGAGATCCGCGACCTGGGCCACGCCACCGAGGTCAAGGACCAGCTCGAGGGTCTGAAGGTCAGCCTGAAGGTCCGCGCCGGCGACGGTGGTCGGCTCTTCGGCTCGGTCACCCCGGCCGAGGTCGTCGACGCCGTCAAGGCGGCCGGCGGCCCGACCCTCGACCGTCGTCGGCTGGAACTGCCCGGTCACATCAAGTCGACCGGCTCCTACCCGGTGCGGGTCAAGCTGCACCCCGAGGTGGCCGCCAAGTTCGACCTCAACGTCGTCCAGGGCTGA
- the dnaB gene encoding replicative DNA helicase, translating to MSVTDDMRAEPRVAGQSSAPPPRDGQFDKTPPQDVAAEQCVLGGMLLSKDAIADVVEILKSTDFYRPVHATIFDAILDIYGRGEPADGITVAAALADSGDLARVGGAPYLHTCMAAVPTAANASYYARIVGERAVLRRLVEAGTRIVQLGYGTAAGGSRDVDDVVDLAQQAVYEITERRVSEDFAVLADMLQPTLDEIEAVGAQGGVMTGVPTGFTDLDRLLNGLHPGQLIIVAGRPGLGKALALDTPLPTPHGWTTMGEVEVGDRLLAADGTPTTITAAFDVLNGRPCYEVEFSDGSVIVADAEHLWQTTTRARTLEPAGAEAGGTGRIPADARHDGVVTTAQIAATLRTGPHHAVVNCAPLQLPERELPIPPYGLGGWLGDGQPDAGPLTGSLLAALRHLGVSPVKHIPREYLRASEAQRRALLAGLLDAAGTVGPTGDLRYTSTSGRLAGDVRELVVSLGYRCTLSERALPGRTKGSSVAYTISFSAPDVLFRQERKASAHAARRRTGTDGRPGVRYVVDVRPVASVPVRCVTVDNPEHLYLAGRSMIPTHNSTASMDFARNAAIRANQAAAIFSLEMSKVEIVMRLLSAEARVPLHVLRSGQLSDDDWTKLARCMGEISEAPLFVDDTPSMNLMEIRAKARRLKQKHDLKMIVVDYLQLMTSPKRTESRQQEVADLSRGLKLLAKEVECPVIAVSQLNRGPEQRTDKRPQLSDLRESGSIEQDADVVILLHRDDYYDKESPRAGEADFIIAKHRNGPTDSITVAAQLHLSRFVDMAIG from the coding sequence GTGTCGGTCACCGACGACATGCGGGCGGAGCCCCGGGTCGCGGGGCAGTCGTCCGCCCCGCCGCCCCGCGACGGTCAGTTCGACAAGACCCCACCCCAGGACGTCGCCGCCGAGCAGTGCGTCCTCGGCGGCATGCTGCTCTCCAAGGACGCCATCGCCGACGTCGTCGAGATCCTCAAGTCCACCGACTTCTACCGGCCTGTCCACGCCACCATCTTCGACGCCATCCTCGACATCTACGGTCGGGGCGAACCGGCCGACGGGATCACGGTCGCGGCGGCCCTGGCCGACTCCGGTGACCTCGCCCGGGTCGGCGGCGCCCCCTACCTGCACACCTGCATGGCGGCCGTGCCGACGGCGGCGAACGCCTCCTACTACGCCCGCATCGTGGGCGAACGCGCGGTGCTGCGCCGGCTGGTCGAGGCGGGCACCCGGATCGTCCAGCTCGGCTACGGCACCGCCGCCGGCGGCAGCCGGGACGTCGACGACGTCGTCGACCTGGCCCAGCAGGCGGTCTACGAGATCACCGAACGGCGGGTCAGCGAGGACTTCGCGGTGCTCGCCGACATGCTCCAGCCCACCCTGGACGAGATCGAGGCGGTCGGCGCGCAGGGCGGCGTGATGACCGGCGTGCCGACCGGCTTCACCGACCTGGACCGGCTGCTCAACGGCCTGCACCCCGGGCAGCTCATCATCGTGGCCGGCCGGCCCGGTCTCGGCAAGGCGCTCGCGCTGGACACGCCGCTGCCCACCCCGCACGGCTGGACCACCATGGGTGAGGTAGAGGTCGGCGACCGGTTGCTCGCCGCGGACGGTACGCCGACCACGATCACCGCCGCCTTCGACGTGCTGAACGGCCGGCCCTGCTACGAGGTCGAGTTCTCGGACGGCAGCGTGATCGTCGCCGACGCCGAGCACCTGTGGCAGACCACCACCCGGGCGCGGACCCTCGAACCGGCCGGCGCGGAAGCCGGCGGAACGGGTCGGATCCCCGCCGACGCGCGACACGACGGCGTGGTCACCACCGCGCAGATCGCGGCGACGCTGCGTACCGGCCCGCACCATGCCGTCGTCAACTGTGCCCCCCTGCAACTACCCGAGCGGGAGTTGCCGATTCCGCCGTACGGCCTGGGTGGCTGGCTCGGCGACGGCCAGCCCGACGCGGGCCCTCTCACCGGGTCCCTCCTCGCGGCCCTCCGCCACCTCGGGGTCTCTCCGGTCAAGCACATCCCCCGGGAATACCTGCGTGCCTCCGAGGCACAGCGTCGGGCGCTTCTCGCCGGGCTGCTGGACGCCGCTGGCACAGTCGGCCCCACCGGCGACCTCCGGTACACCTCGACCTCGGGTCGGCTGGCCGGGGACGTCCGGGAACTCGTGGTGAGTCTCGGCTACCGCTGCACGCTCAGCGAGCGGGCGCTACCCGGTCGTACCAAGGGGTCGTCCGTGGCGTACACGATCAGCTTCTCCGCTCCGGACGTCTTGTTCCGGCAGGAGCGCAAGGCGTCCGCGCACGCTGCCCGCCGACGGACCGGTACGGACGGACGGCCAGGCGTCAGGTACGTGGTGGATGTCCGGCCGGTGGCCAGCGTGCCGGTCCGTTGTGTGACAGTGGACAATCCGGAGCACCTCTACCTGGCCGGTCGGTCGATGATCCCGACCCACAACAGCACGGCCAGCATGGACTTCGCCCGCAATGCCGCAATCCGCGCCAATCAGGCCGCCGCCATCTTCTCGCTGGAGATGAGCAAGGTCGAGATCGTCATGCGGCTCCTCTCGGCCGAGGCGCGGGTCCCACTGCACGTGCTGCGCAGCGGCCAGCTCTCCGACGACGACTGGACCAAGTTGGCCCGCTGCATGGGGGAGATCAGCGAGGCACCCCTCTTCGTGGACGACACCCCGAGCATGAACCTGATGGAGATCCGGGCGAAGGCCCGCCGGCTCAAGCAGAAGCACGACCTGAAGATGATCGTGGTCGACTACCTCCAGCTGATGACCTCGCCGAAGCGTACCGAGAGCCGTCAGCAGGAGGTCGCGGACCTGTCCCGTGGGCTGAAGCTGCTGGCCAAGGAGGTCGAGTGCCCGGTGATCGCGGTCAGTCAGCTGAACCGTGGCCCCGAGCAACGCACCGACAAGCGCCCGCAATTGTCCGATCTGCGCGAATCCGGGTCTATTGAGCAAGATGCCGATGTTGTTATACTTTTGCATCGCGACGATTACTATGACAAGGAATCGCCGCGCGCCGGGGAGGCGGATTTCATAATTGCCAAGCACAGGAATGGCCCGACCGATAGCATAACGGTCGCAGCGCAGCTCCATCTCTCTCGGTTCGTAGATATGGCCATCGGGTGA
- a CDS encoding TFIIB-type zinc ribbon-containing protein → MQLTCPKCRGDMRQYERSGVVIDQCGECRGIFLDRGELEKLFEAEANWNQQRGAPAPAPGQPGSVPGQQHVQTPGGYPPPPPPPAPSHQPGYGAVPPPPPPPGYPQQPAYGTHGGYGHPQQHHGYHGHYKRKKHKGFLDEMFG, encoded by the coding sequence ATGCAGCTCACCTGTCCCAAGTGTCGTGGAGATATGCGCCAGTACGAGCGCAGCGGAGTCGTCATCGACCAGTGCGGCGAGTGCCGGGGGATCTTCCTGGACCGCGGCGAACTCGAGAAGCTGTTCGAGGCCGAGGCGAACTGGAACCAGCAGCGCGGCGCACCCGCACCCGCACCCGGTCAACCGGGGTCCGTCCCTGGTCAGCAGCACGTCCAGACGCCTGGCGGCTACCCGCCGCCTCCGCCGCCGCCCGCCCCGAGTCACCAGCCGGGCTACGGTGCCGTACCGCCGCCCCCGCCCCCGCCGGGCTACCCGCAGCAGCCCGCGTACGGCACCCACGGTGGGTACGGGCATCCGCAGCAGCACCACGGCTACCACGGCCACTACAAGCGCAAGAAGCACAAGGGCTTCCTCGACGAGATGTTCGGCTGA
- a CDS encoding phosphoribosyltransferase, with amino-acid sequence MSSYRDRADAGRQLAARLTALVGQPDVVVLGLVRGGVPVARVVADRLGAPLDVLVVRKLGLPWAPEVAFGALGPGGVRVLNDQVTARLDPADGIDVQRREQAELDRREARYRTGRPPLDLTGRTALIVDDGLATGATARAAVQVARQLGARRVVVAVPVGAQDAYEMLAAEADEVVCAQHPADFGAVSAYYDDFHEVDDDEVTEALIATA; translated from the coding sequence ATGAGCAGCTACCGCGATCGCGCCGACGCCGGCCGGCAACTCGCCGCCCGACTCACCGCGCTGGTCGGCCAACCCGACGTCGTCGTGCTGGGCCTGGTACGCGGCGGCGTCCCGGTGGCCCGGGTGGTCGCCGACCGGCTCGGCGCACCGCTCGACGTGCTGGTGGTCCGCAAGCTCGGCCTGCCCTGGGCCCCCGAGGTGGCCTTCGGCGCCCTCGGCCCCGGGGGCGTCCGGGTCCTCAACGACCAGGTCACCGCCCGACTCGACCCGGCCGACGGCATCGACGTGCAACGCCGCGAGCAGGCCGAACTGGACCGCCGGGAGGCTCGCTACCGCACCGGTCGCCCCCCGCTCGACCTGACCGGACGGACCGCCCTGATCGTCGACGACGGCCTGGCCACCGGCGCCACCGCCCGCGCCGCCGTACAGGTGGCCCGCCAGCTCGGTGCCCGACGGGTCGTCGTCGCGGTGCCGGTCGGCGCGCAGGATGCCTACGAGATGCTGGCCGCCGAGGCGGACGAGGTGGTCTGCGCCCAGCACCCCGCCGACTTCGGGGCGGTCAGCGCCTACTACGACGACTTCCACGAGGTCGACGACGACGAAGTGACCGAGGCGCTGATCGCCACCGCCTGA